One genomic region from Drosophila busckii strain San Diego stock center, stock number 13000-0081.31 chromosome 3R, ASM1175060v1, whole genome shotgun sequence encodes:
- the LOC108603384 gene encoding uncharacterized protein LOC108603384 isoform X2: MLQQLLLLLIVSECIDAEFSITRTILRQPHDHDIGLIFDITVSNKQSEMLDLSISSDGLCTLNTSCGDLVKAGSIYGGDFGAIEPGSSLTVSLILPTVSVFNRVGCCSIVVISCNQRQEFVQTKQLLYFDTRFEILDANNHTLRARKHFKDCKNWDLDYYRNCTPLSCEELYFGQRSFYNRTAQRCEPVPPCHGDEVYYDYFANECIDMNNFITDEEIELLKKGHFDDNYLELHDYSDSMQHQQYSNATATSSDDEFNELKLMKPGCDLKNHLSLADFNYCFQHLHDSKSEFVHSELGSKKYTKPKRNSLLSSLYYEWYTPLQADGDDDDVIDTSGSESSSGLFSLDNMLMLGRLLSIHLYLRYNSPL; the protein is encoded by the exons atgttacaacagctgctcttgttgttaaTAGTTTCGGAGTGTATCGATGCCGAGTTTAGCATTACGAGAACAATATTACGACAGCCGCATGATCATGATATAGGACTCATATTTG ACATTACTGTTTCCAATAAGCAATCGGAAATGCTGGACTTGAGCATCAGCTCAGATGGCTTATGTACTTTAAATACCAGTTGCGGTGACTTGGTCAAGGCGGGCTCCATTTATGGCGGCGATTTTGGCGCCATCGAGCCTGGCAGCAGCCTTACAGTCTCCTTAATTTTGCCCACTGTG TCAGTTTTTAATCGCGTTGGCTGCTGTTCCATTGTCGTTATTAGCTGCAATCAGCGCCAGGAGTTTGTGCAAaccaagcagctgctttacTTTGATACACGCTTCGAGATCCTGGATGCCAACAATCATACGCTGCGTGCCCGCAAGCATTTCAAGGATTGCAAGAACTGGGATCTGGATTACTATCGCAACTGCACGCCGCTCAGCTGTGAGGAGCTGTATTTTGGTCAGCGCAGCTTTTATAATCGCACTGCTCAGCGTTGTGAGCCGGTGCCGCCTTGTCATGGCGATGAGGTCTACTATGATTACTTTGCCAATGAATGCATTGatatgaataattttataactGATGAAGAAATTGAGCTGCTCAAAAAGGGCCACTTTGATGATAACTACTTGGAGCTGCATGATTATAGCGACAGCATG caacatcagcaatatagcaatgcaacagcaacaagttcCGACGATGAATTTAACGAGTTAAAACTTATGAAACCAGGCTGCGACTTAAAAAATCACCTATCTCTGGCGGATTTCAACTATTGTTTTCAACATCTGCATGATTCAAAGTCAGAATTCGTACATAGCGAATTGGGCTCTAAAAAATACACTAAACCGAAACGGAATTCGcttttaagcagcttataTTATGAATGGTATACGCCTTTGCAAGCGGATGGCGACGATGATGATGTAATAGACACGTCAGGATCCGAATCATCTTCCGGTTTGTTTTCACTAGATAACATGCTAATGCTTGGAAGGCTCTTGTCTATT CATTTGTATTTGCGATACAATTCACCGCTATAG
- the LOC108603384 gene encoding uncharacterized protein LOC108603384 isoform X1 — protein MLQQLLLLLIVSECIDAEFSITRTILRQPHDHDIGLIFDITVSNKQSEMLDLSISSDGLCTLNTSCGDLVKAGSIYGGDFGAIEPGSSLTVSLILPTVSVFNRVGCCSIVVISCNQRQEFVQTKQLLYFDTRFEILDANNHTLRARKHFKDCKNWDLDYYRNCTPLSCEELYFGQRSFYNRTAQRCEPVPPCHGDEVYYDYFANECIDMNNFITDEEIELLKKGHFDDNYLELHDYSDSMQHQQYSNATATSSDDEFNELKLMKPGCDLKNHLSLADFNYCFQHLHDSKSEFVHSELGSKKYTKPKRNSLLSSLYYEWYTPLQADGDDDDVIDTSGSESSSGLFSLDNMLMLGRLLSIIAFVFAIQFTAIGLTYLLVCASIYGVMELVVKFHAEEKSSQRLAKKLTPRKHTSHKGVVTSESLMSTR, from the exons atgttacaacagctgctcttgttgttaaTAGTTTCGGAGTGTATCGATGCCGAGTTTAGCATTACGAGAACAATATTACGACAGCCGCATGATCATGATATAGGACTCATATTTG ACATTACTGTTTCCAATAAGCAATCGGAAATGCTGGACTTGAGCATCAGCTCAGATGGCTTATGTACTTTAAATACCAGTTGCGGTGACTTGGTCAAGGCGGGCTCCATTTATGGCGGCGATTTTGGCGCCATCGAGCCTGGCAGCAGCCTTACAGTCTCCTTAATTTTGCCCACTGTG TCAGTTTTTAATCGCGTTGGCTGCTGTTCCATTGTCGTTATTAGCTGCAATCAGCGCCAGGAGTTTGTGCAAaccaagcagctgctttacTTTGATACACGCTTCGAGATCCTGGATGCCAACAATCATACGCTGCGTGCCCGCAAGCATTTCAAGGATTGCAAGAACTGGGATCTGGATTACTATCGCAACTGCACGCCGCTCAGCTGTGAGGAGCTGTATTTTGGTCAGCGCAGCTTTTATAATCGCACTGCTCAGCGTTGTGAGCCGGTGCCGCCTTGTCATGGCGATGAGGTCTACTATGATTACTTTGCCAATGAATGCATTGatatgaataattttataactGATGAAGAAATTGAGCTGCTCAAAAAGGGCCACTTTGATGATAACTACTTGGAGCTGCATGATTATAGCGACAGCATG caacatcagcaatatagcaatgcaacagcaacaagttcCGACGATGAATTTAACGAGTTAAAACTTATGAAACCAGGCTGCGACTTAAAAAATCACCTATCTCTGGCGGATTTCAACTATTGTTTTCAACATCTGCATGATTCAAAGTCAGAATTCGTACATAGCGAATTGGGCTCTAAAAAATACACTAAACCGAAACGGAATTCGcttttaagcagcttataTTATGAATGGTATACGCCTTTGCAAGCGGATGGCGACGATGATGATGTAATAGACACGTCAGGATCCGAATCATCTTCCGGTTTGTTTTCACTAGATAACATGCTAATGCTTGGAAGGCTCTTGTCTATT ATAGCATTTGTATTTGCGATACAATTCACCGCTATAGGCCTCACATATCTTCTGGTGTGCGCCAGCATTTATGGAGTAATGGAGCTGGTTGTTAAATTCCATGCAGAGGAAAAGTCGTCTCAAAGATTAGCAAAGAAATTAACGCCACGAAAACACACAAGTCACAAGGGAGTTGTTACATCTGAAAGTTTAATGTCAACACgttga